The Saxibacter everestensis genome has a window encoding:
- the pspAA gene encoding PspA-associated protein PspAA has protein sequence MIIRVLGEGQFQVPDADLPEIQKFDEQLDTAVQSGDQAAISRALTQLREHLVTVSHPVEDDYLGSSDIVVPYPDASVEEVRQLLNADGLIPGTS, from the coding sequence GTGATCATTCGCGTTCTGGGCGAAGGACAGTTCCAGGTTCCGGACGCCGACCTTCCCGAAATCCAAAAATTCGACGAGCAGTTGGACACAGCCGTACAGTCCGGGGACCAGGCAGCTATCAGCCGGGCGCTGACCCAGTTGCGCGAGCACCTGGTCACCGTGTCCCACCCGGTTGAAGATGACTATCTCGGCTCGTCGGACATCGTGGTGCCGTACCCGGACGCCTCCGTTGAGGAAGTCCGGCAGCTACTGAACGCCGATGGACTAATCCCAGGAACTTCCTAA
- a CDS encoding PspA/IM30 family protein — translation MGIFQRISAIFKAKANKAIDAAENPNETLDYSYQKQLELLQKVRRGVADVATSRKRLELQIGKLEQQQGKLGDQAQKALTVNREDLAREALTRKSGLQQQIGDLQTQHQGLQAEEQKLTLASQRLQAKVDAFRTRKETLKATYTAAEAQSKIGEAFSGISEEFGDVGLAVQRAEDKTAELQARAGAVDELLASGALDDVTGSQKDDISAELDRMSSTSDVEMELNRMRSSLPGSQTSGQIEGGNGSAQPDQQAQPKQQNAPEGGAQ, via the coding sequence ATGGGCATTTTCCAACGGATCAGCGCAATTTTTAAGGCGAAGGCCAATAAGGCCATCGACGCTGCCGAAAACCCCAATGAGACCCTCGACTACTCCTACCAGAAGCAGCTTGAACTCCTGCAGAAGGTGCGCCGCGGTGTCGCCGACGTTGCTACCAGCCGCAAGCGGCTCGAGCTTCAGATCGGCAAGCTGGAACAGCAGCAGGGCAAACTCGGCGATCAGGCGCAGAAGGCACTGACCGTCAACCGCGAGGATCTCGCCCGTGAGGCGCTCACCCGCAAGTCCGGACTGCAGCAGCAGATCGGCGACCTGCAGACGCAGCACCAGGGATTGCAGGCTGAAGAGCAGAAGCTGACACTTGCCTCGCAGCGCCTGCAGGCCAAGGTCGACGCTTTCCGCACCCGGAAGGAAACCCTCAAGGCCACCTACACCGCGGCCGAGGCACAGTCCAAGATCGGCGAAGCCTTCTCCGGGATCTCCGAAGAGTTCGGCGATGTCGGACTCGCGGTGCAGCGTGCCGAGGACAAGACCGCGGAGCTGCAGGCGCGTGCGGGTGCCGTCGACGAGCTACTGGCCTCCGGCGCACTCGACGACGTCACCGGTTCGCAGAAGGATGATATCTCTGCCGAACTTGATCGGATGTCGTCGACTTCCGATGTCGAGATGGAATTGAACCGGATGCGAAGCTCCCTGCCTGGCAGCCAGACATCGGGCCAGATCGAAGGTGGCAACGGCTCCGCCCAGCCTGACCAGCAGGCGCAGCCCAAGCAGCAGAACGCACCGGAAGGTGGCGCACAGTGA
- a CDS encoding WXG100 family type VII secretion target, which yields MGTFEVDADRVASAAGAVSTSSANISNEVDQMMRNLTALQDSWRGSAAQSFQQVITEWRGVQERVRESLTNINEALTVAGQQYAEVEMSNTRLFAG from the coding sequence ATGGGTACTTTCGAAGTAGACGCGGATCGGGTCGCCTCGGCTGCCGGCGCGGTGAGCACCTCGTCGGCCAATATCAGCAACGAGGTCGATCAGATGATGCGCAACCTGACCGCTTTGCAGGATTCCTGGCGTGGTTCGGCTGCGCAGTCATTTCAACAGGTGATCACCGAATGGCGAGGCGTGCAGGAACGGGTGCGGGAATCGCTGACCAACATCAACGAGGCGCTCACGGTCGCGGGTCAGCAGTACGCGGAGGTCGAAATGTCCAATACCAGATTGTTCGCCGGATGA
- a CDS encoding S1C family serine protease, with the protein MSEHDSGSNPNDRPVSPTPPSSSDQQETRRFPAPPVSPQQGSPQQQGSQQGSPHQPGNQQPGTGWNSPPAAPSQPATGSYPTAGSYQPQASQSAHPQNSYSQQTTPGYPSQSEAGSRGYGVPAPGTTGPGTTGPGTAQAAPATQRPARRGPGWLGVIAVAIVVALLASGATLGLSHLINAGANVTAEKGEGTNQKQGPTTTTPDWTAVASAASKSVVAIQVAQGGQLTSQGSGFIYDNAGHIVTNNHVVASAGEAGGEAQVIFNNGDTVKASIVGLDPESDLAVIKAETVPEGFTAMPAGKSSTLKVGDPVMALGNPLGLADTVTTGIVSALNRPVTTLNEGAEDGSSDPSAVITNAVQTDAAVNPGNSGGPLVNGAGEVVGVNSSIASLQGGGSQGGQPGSIGIGFAIPIDTTVTIVDQLIETGKAQHPYLGIELSSSSVALNGVERGSAKVGNVVSGTAAQKGGLQKGDEIIAVDDTAVNSAISLQALVRSKAVGDTIKVTVVRNGQSQDLEITLQAKPA; encoded by the coding sequence ATGTCAGAGCACGATTCGGGGTCGAACCCGAACGACCGGCCCGTCAGTCCCACCCCGCCGTCATCGTCGGACCAGCAGGAAACGCGGCGATTCCCAGCTCCGCCGGTGTCGCCACAGCAGGGCTCGCCACAGCAGCAAGGCTCACAGCAGGGCTCGCCGCACCAGCCGGGAAACCAGCAGCCAGGGACGGGCTGGAATTCACCTCCTGCCGCCCCCAGCCAGCCTGCGACGGGTTCGTATCCGACGGCTGGCTCGTACCAGCCGCAGGCATCGCAGTCGGCTCATCCGCAAAACAGTTATAGCCAGCAAACGACCCCGGGGTACCCGTCACAGTCCGAAGCCGGCTCGCGGGGCTATGGCGTCCCCGCTCCGGGCACGACCGGGCCGGGCACGACCGGCCCTGGCACGGCGCAGGCGGCACCGGCGACGCAACGACCGGCAAGACGCGGACCGGGCTGGCTCGGCGTCATCGCCGTCGCCATTGTCGTGGCCCTGCTTGCCAGCGGCGCAACGCTGGGCCTCTCACACCTGATCAACGCGGGTGCGAATGTGACCGCCGAGAAGGGCGAAGGCACAAACCAGAAACAAGGGCCTACGACAACGACTCCGGACTGGACCGCGGTCGCCTCGGCGGCCTCGAAGAGCGTCGTGGCGATCCAGGTCGCACAGGGAGGCCAGCTGACCAGCCAGGGTTCCGGCTTCATCTACGACAACGCCGGCCACATAGTGACCAATAATCACGTTGTCGCATCTGCAGGAGAAGCCGGCGGCGAGGCACAGGTGATCTTCAACAACGGTGACACGGTCAAGGCGAGCATCGTCGGACTCGATCCCGAATCGGACCTTGCCGTGATCAAGGCGGAGACCGTGCCCGAGGGCTTCACCGCAATGCCCGCCGGCAAGTCCTCGACGCTGAAGGTCGGCGATCCGGTGATGGCGCTCGGCAACCCGCTGGGCCTCGCCGACACAGTCACCACTGGAATCGTCTCGGCTCTCAACCGTCCCGTCACAACACTGAATGAAGGCGCCGAGGATGGCAGCAGCGATCCATCCGCGGTGATCACCAATGCCGTGCAGACCGACGCGGCGGTCAACCCGGGCAACAGCGGCGGTCCGTTGGTCAATGGCGCTGGTGAGGTGGTCGGCGTGAACTCGTCTATCGCCAGCCTGCAGGGCGGTGGCTCACAAGGCGGTCAGCCCGGCTCGATCGGCATCGGCTTCGCCATTCCGATCGACACAACTGTCACCATCGTCGACCAGTTGATAGAGACCGGTAAGGCGCAGCATCCATACCTCGGTATCGAGCTGTCCAGTTCATCGGTCGCGCTGAACGGCGTCGAACGTGGCAGCGCCAAGGTCGGCAATGTGGTTTCCGGCACGGCGGCCCAAAAGGGTGGCCTGCAAAAGGGTGACGAGATCATCGCTGTCGACGACACAGCTGTCAACAGTGCCATTTCGCTTCAGGCACTGGTCCGGTCCAAGGCCGTCGGCGACACCATCAAGGTGACAGTGGTACGCAACGGGCAGTCCCAGGATCTGGAGATCACCCTGCAGGCGAAGCCGGCCTGA
- a CDS encoding sensor histidine kinase, with product MFSSTPNKGTASKGTAGKGAATNIPPVPPAPPKPRQPPRSKRKAFWDDWSLTSKLVSITMILLLLSMLGTSAWTLNNLKSNLMERNDERLIDAYQALALDAASEIFGTDGQDEADPTPIEQSLRNLKPAEYYVQFYKRDGGKAFPAVSDGGSDKPRIGPVTENLVRKTEGKPFTVDGTDSEWRVLALPVDQTDYYVAIAIPLDSEVQEILDKVRATQIGIGLIALALAGAIGWLAISSAFKPLRDIEKAASAIAAGDLSKRVATAPADTELGRLSSSLNTMLGQIETAFQVRTASESRMRRFVADASHELRTPLVTIRGYAELYRQGAITKPDDIGAAMSRIENEAKRMGGLVEDLVMLARLDEERPSDRHTFSVNQIAIDAVADAQAQSPDRDVELVGLSGPDAPATSPVHGDEAKIRQVVTNLMSNAIRHTPEGSPIELAVGIRGNEVCLEVRDHGEGLTEEQVPRVFERFYRLDASRNRDTGGSGLGLSIAAAIVAAHHGSIDVAATEGGGATFRVMLPSEPEAGPLSDLPAGSQTDPSS from the coding sequence GTGTTCAGCTCTACGCCCAATAAGGGAACGGCTAGTAAGGGAACGGCCGGTAAGGGGGCGGCCACGAACATTCCGCCCGTTCCTCCGGCGCCCCCGAAGCCGAGGCAGCCACCGCGCAGCAAGCGCAAGGCGTTCTGGGACGACTGGTCGCTGACCAGCAAGCTGGTCAGCATCACGATGATTCTGCTGCTGCTCTCCATGCTGGGGACAAGCGCGTGGACTTTGAACAATCTCAAGTCGAACCTGATGGAACGCAACGATGAACGACTGATCGATGCCTATCAGGCTCTCGCGCTCGATGCGGCAAGCGAGATCTTCGGCACCGACGGACAAGACGAGGCGGACCCGACGCCGATCGAACAGTCGCTGCGCAACCTGAAGCCGGCGGAGTACTACGTCCAGTTCTACAAACGCGATGGCGGCAAGGCATTTCCGGCGGTCTCCGACGGCGGTTCGGATAAGCCCCGGATCGGTCCGGTCACCGAGAACCTGGTCAGGAAAACAGAAGGAAAGCCATTCACCGTCGACGGCACCGACAGTGAATGGCGGGTTCTCGCACTTCCCGTCGACCAGACCGACTATTACGTGGCGATCGCCATCCCGCTCGATTCGGAAGTCCAGGAGATCCTCGACAAGGTGCGCGCCACCCAGATCGGCATCGGCCTGATCGCACTGGCACTTGCCGGAGCAATCGGTTGGTTGGCGATCAGCAGCGCGTTCAAACCTCTGCGGGATATCGAAAAGGCAGCATCGGCTATCGCGGCCGGCGACCTGTCAAAACGTGTTGCCACGGCTCCAGCCGACACCGAACTCGGACGCCTCAGTTCCTCGTTGAACACCATGCTCGGCCAGATCGAAACCGCTTTCCAGGTCCGGACCGCATCGGAATCCAGGATGCGCCGCTTCGTCGCCGATGCCAGCCATGAGTTGCGCACTCCGCTGGTCACGATTCGCGGCTATGCCGAGCTTTACCGGCAGGGCGCCATCACCAAGCCCGACGATATCGGCGCCGCGATGAGCCGGATCGAAAACGAAGCCAAACGGATGGGCGGACTGGTCGAAGACCTCGTGATGCTCGCGCGTCTGGACGAGGAACGACCTTCCGACCGGCACACCTTCAGCGTCAACCAGATAGCCATCGATGCGGTGGCCGACGCTCAGGCACAGTCGCCGGATCGGGATGTCGAACTCGTGGGCCTTTCCGGGCCGGACGCACCGGCGACGAGCCCCGTGCACGGCGACGAGGCCAAGATCCGTCAGGTGGTCACCAACCTGATGTCGAACGCGATTCGGCACACGCCTGAAGGTTCGCCGATCGAACTTGCCGTCGGGATACGCGGCAATGAGGTTTGTCTTGAGGTCCGGGATCACGGCGAAGGGCTTACCGAGGAACAGGTCCCCCGGGTGTTCGAACGCTTCTACCGCCTGGATGCCTCCAGAAACCGGGATACCGGCGGTTCCGGACTAGGGTTGTCTATTGCTGCTGCAATCGTTGCCGCGCATCACGGAAGCATCGACGTGGCAGCAACGGAGGGCGGCGGAGCGACTTTCCGGGTCATGCTTCCCTCCGAGCCCGAGGCAGGGCCGCTCAGCGACCTCCCAGCCGGATCTCAGACCGACCCTAGCTCATAG
- a CDS encoding response regulator transcription factor, producing MTTKPETEARLLVVDDEPNIRELLATSLRFAGFDVVAAGTGNEALRAAEENQPDLVVLDVMLPDMDGFTVTRRLRSSGRHIPVVFLTARDETSDKITGLTVGGDDYVTKPFSLEEVVARIRAVLRRTRGLEEDESAVLTVGDLELDDDTHEVRRAGVMIDLSPTEFKLLRYLMLNANRVLSKAQILDHVWEYDFGGDTGIVESYISYLRRKIDVAPEPDEPGKQLRDSWTPMIQTKRGVGYMLRASNPG from the coding sequence GTGACCACTAAACCTGAAACCGAAGCGCGGCTCCTCGTCGTCGACGACGAGCCCAATATCCGGGAACTTCTCGCGACAAGCCTTCGATTCGCCGGCTTCGATGTCGTTGCTGCCGGCACCGGCAATGAGGCCCTTCGGGCCGCCGAGGAGAACCAGCCCGATCTTGTCGTCCTCGATGTAATGCTTCCGGATATGGACGGCTTCACCGTCACCCGGCGGCTCCGGTCCTCAGGACGCCACATACCCGTCGTCTTCCTGACCGCCCGTGACGAGACGTCGGACAAGATCACCGGCCTGACGGTCGGCGGCGATGACTACGTCACCAAACCATTCAGCCTCGAAGAAGTTGTCGCTCGGATCCGGGCGGTCCTGCGCCGCACCCGTGGCCTGGAAGAGGACGAGTCGGCGGTACTCACAGTCGGCGACCTGGAACTCGACGACGACACGCACGAAGTGCGCCGCGCCGGTGTGATGATCGACCTCTCCCCCACCGAATTCAAGCTGTTGCGGTACCTGATGCTCAACGCGAACCGGGTACTGTCCAAGGCTCAGATCCTCGACCATGTGTGGGAGTACGACTTCGGCGGCGACACCGGAATCGTCGAGTCCTACATCTCCTACCTGCGGCGCAAGATCGACGTCGCGCCGGAACCGGACGAGCCAGGCAAGCAATTACGCGACAGTTGGACACCGATGATTCAAACCAAACGCGGCGTCGGCTACATGCTCCGCGCCAGCAATCCGGGCTGA
- a CDS encoding SAF domain-containing protein has translation MASPSTLQAGPGTRGSNLPAPPRDRRPLLAGLAVLLILVGALASGLIAYRSGSRSDVLVAAHEIKPGETITAEDFTTTRVASDGAEVIDAASLDNFLNTQALVTIPEGTLVNRSMFVTGSAVPADAVVVGLVLTAQQQPAQPIKVGDVVRLFRSAQSGESTGGSTGSAGEVLANAVKVMEVGRSAEGSSSTRVSVLVSAEAASQLIPASTAGQVAVAKLAANTKPAVDLQGN, from the coding sequence ATGGCATCCCCTTCAACGCTTCAGGCTGGCCCCGGCACCCGCGGCTCGAATCTGCCGGCACCCCCCAGGGACAGGCGTCCGCTGCTGGCCGGCCTCGCCGTCCTGCTCATCCTCGTCGGCGCTCTGGCGAGTGGGCTGATCGCCTACCGCAGTGGGAGCCGGTCCGACGTCCTGGTTGCAGCTCATGAGATAAAGCCGGGCGAGACGATCACCGCCGAAGACTTCACCACGACGCGGGTCGCATCGGACGGCGCCGAGGTCATCGATGCGGCGTCGCTGGACAACTTCCTCAATACTCAGGCCCTCGTGACGATACCCGAGGGCACCCTGGTCAACCGGAGCATGTTCGTCACCGGGTCGGCGGTTCCGGCCGACGCGGTTGTCGTCGGCCTGGTGCTGACGGCGCAGCAGCAGCCGGCGCAGCCGATCAAAGTCGGCGACGTCGTCCGGCTGTTCAGGTCAGCCCAATCGGGTGAATCGACCGGTGGCTCGACCGGAAGCGCGGGCGAGGTGCTGGCCAACGCCGTGAAGGTGATGGAGGTCGGCAGGTCAGCCGAAGGCAGCAGCTCAACCCGGGTATCGGTGTTGGTGAGTGCGGAAGCTGCCAGCCAACTGATTCCCGCCTCGACCGCGGGACAGGTCGCCGTGGCGAAGCTTGCGGCGAACACCAAACCAGCCGTCGACCTCCAGGGAAACTGA
- a CDS encoding MinD/ParA family ATP-binding protein translates to MAVVLFTAAKGAPGVTTTAMLAASLWPRSAVLVDADPAGGDIGLRLPLADGRPVDMNRGLLTLLPLARRSLAAAALLDHSQRLLGGTDLIAGLAGPEQASAVGPLWNVLAGAFSDLPGHDVLIDAGNLHGSSVQFPLARSADLIVFVMRPRLADVIHTRSRLTALRSELVTGSSGNAPDFGVIVVAADREFREAESTFASLGEAAEGARFFGAVSRDKRGIDIFNGGTVHRPERTHIVRTGRVVVDALAQAIGIEAPAARGTAKPAARKTKRGKEQDRRAVEPVPTKAAPTDLMEVKPMPTDLMEKDTVMAPGTAKPADAAVPQLVSGAALPARPQHPPAAPAGQAASPMSRKELRKLGNDRSSKKGRS, encoded by the coding sequence ATGGCAGTCGTTTTGTTTACGGCCGCGAAGGGCGCGCCGGGTGTGACCACGACGGCCATGCTCGCGGCATCCCTGTGGCCCCGTTCGGCAGTTCTCGTGGACGCCGATCCTGCCGGAGGTGACATCGGCCTGAGGTTGCCACTGGCCGACGGCAGACCCGTCGACATGAACCGAGGGTTGCTGACCCTGCTGCCACTGGCCCGGCGCAGCCTGGCCGCGGCGGCGCTGCTCGACCACTCCCAACGACTTCTCGGTGGCACCGACCTGATTGCAGGCCTGGCGGGCCCTGAGCAGGCAAGCGCGGTTGGCCCGCTCTGGAATGTGCTCGCAGGGGCGTTCTCGGACCTGCCCGGCCACGACGTTCTGATTGACGCGGGAAACCTGCACGGGAGTTCAGTGCAGTTCCCCCTGGCCCGCTCTGCTGATCTGATTGTTTTCGTCATGCGTCCCCGGCTTGCCGACGTGATCCATACCCGGTCCAGGCTGACGGCGCTCCGATCCGAGCTCGTTACTGGAAGCTCCGGCAACGCACCGGACTTCGGGGTCATCGTCGTGGCGGCAGATAGGGAATTCCGGGAGGCCGAATCCACCTTCGCCTCGCTGGGTGAGGCGGCCGAAGGTGCCCGTTTCTTCGGCGCCGTCAGCCGCGACAAGCGTGGAATCGACATTTTCAACGGCGGAACTGTCCACCGGCCCGAACGCACTCATATTGTGCGTACCGGTCGGGTCGTGGTCGATGCTTTGGCGCAGGCGATCGGCATCGAAGCGCCAGCGGCGCGCGGAACGGCGAAGCCCGCGGCGCGAAAGACGAAGCGGGGCAAGGAGCAGGATCGTCGGGCTGTCGAGCCAGTTCCGACGAAGGCAGCGCCGACCGACCTCATGGAGGTGAAGCCAATGCCGACCGACCTCATGGAGAAAGACACAGTGATGGCGCCCGGAACGGCGAAGCCCGCGGATGCGGCCGTCCCTCAGCTGGTATCCGGTGCCGCGCTGCCGGCACGCCCGCAACACCCGCCAGCCGCGCCCGCGGGTCAAGCGGCTAGCCCGATGAGCCGCAAGGAGCTGCGGAAGCTCGGCAACGACCGATCGTCGAAGAAGGGCCGGTCATGA
- a CDS encoding CpaF family protein, whose amino-acid sequence MSTTTDHTLVRGLRTKVAERLNQQRRRDEIAGRTAMSSEDERQFARSLIVQVLEDFARDEISQGRTPPSSEDEEATAGAIHAALFGVGRLQPLLENPDVENVDINGCDQVFVGYSDGREEMHEPVAESDDELVELIQILAANVGLSSRPFDSANPQLDLRLPDGSRLSAVMGVCTRPAISIRRSRLGKVFLPDLVATGTMTPDVAEFLTAAVAARKNIMIAGATNAGKTTMLRALANCVGPSERLVTVERSMELGLDHFTDLHPNCVAFEERLTNSEGLGGVTMAELVRRSLRMNPSRVIVGEVLGDEIVTMLNAMSQGNDGSLSTIHANSSLEVFNRIATYALQAEENLPVEATHMLIAGSINYVVFLRKQNTYESGGSLNRVVESIREVTGVDGRVLSSEIFAPDPSGRAVAHAPIASSADLAAHGYQPDAAQRWT is encoded by the coding sequence ATGAGCACGACAACCGACCACACCCTGGTCCGTGGCCTGCGCACCAAAGTTGCCGAGCGGCTGAACCAGCAGCGCCGCCGAGACGAGATCGCCGGCCGGACCGCGATGAGCAGCGAGGACGAGCGGCAGTTCGCACGATCGCTGATCGTGCAGGTGCTCGAGGACTTCGCCCGCGATGAGATCAGCCAGGGCAGAACTCCGCCCAGCTCTGAGGATGAAGAGGCCACCGCCGGCGCCATCCATGCCGCCCTGTTCGGCGTCGGCCGGCTGCAGCCGCTGCTGGAAAACCCTGACGTGGAAAACGTCGACATCAACGGCTGTGATCAGGTTTTCGTCGGCTACAGCGACGGCAGGGAGGAGATGCACGAGCCGGTCGCTGAAAGCGATGACGAGCTGGTAGAGCTGATTCAGATCCTCGCGGCGAATGTCGGACTTTCCAGCAGGCCGTTCGACTCGGCGAACCCGCAGCTCGACCTGCGCCTCCCAGATGGCTCCCGGCTCTCGGCGGTGATGGGTGTCTGCACCCGCCCGGCGATCAGCATCCGGCGCTCCAGGCTTGGCAAGGTTTTCCTGCCGGATCTGGTCGCCACCGGAACCATGACGCCCGATGTCGCCGAGTTTCTCACCGCGGCGGTCGCGGCACGGAAGAACATCATGATTGCCGGCGCTACCAACGCTGGAAAGACCACGATGCTTCGTGCGCTGGCAAACTGTGTCGGGCCATCCGAGCGACTCGTCACCGTCGAACGCTCGATGGAACTCGGCCTCGACCACTTCACCGACCTGCACCCGAACTGCGTTGCCTTTGAGGAACGGCTGACGAACTCCGAAGGCCTCGGCGGTGTGACTATGGCCGAACTGGTGCGTCGATCGCTGCGGATGAACCCCTCGCGGGTGATCGTGGGTGAAGTGCTCGGTGATGAGATCGTCACGATGCTCAACGCGATGAGCCAGGGAAACGACGGCTCGCTGTCGACGATCCATGCCAATTCGTCGCTTGAGGTGTTCAACCGGATTGCGACCTATGCACTTCAGGCCGAGGAAAATCTGCCGGTTGAGGCAACCCACATGTTGATCGCGGGGTCGATCAATTACGTCGTGTTCCTGCGGAAGCAGAACACCTATGAGTCCGGCGGCAGCCTCAACCGGGTGGTCGAATCCATTCGTGAGGTGACCGGTGTGGACGGCAGGGTGTTGTCCAGCGAGATTTTTGCGCCAGACCCAAGCGGCCGGGCCGTAGCGCACGCGCCTATCGCCTCCTCGGCGGATCTTGCCGCGCACGGCTACCAGCCCGACGCGGCACAGCGGTGGACCTGA
- a CDS encoding type II secretion system F family protein, whose protein sequence is MSGIGWTVPAAVGAGAFVGIALFLLILALVGWPRRDMSKPSLFRRVTGGRSASSRLVWAVVSGVAVLALTGWIVAAVGIGLLVGYWDRLVGSAKQEQLAVMRLEALATWTESLRDTIAGAVGLEQAIPASVAATPPVIRPQLNLLVDRLRIREPLPSALQSYADDLNDPGADMIVAALILNARLRGPGLRDVLSSLAVSTREELDMRRRIDASRAGIRRSVRIVIVIVLGVMGGLAVFNKSYVEPFGDFTGQLVLLMVALLIFGGLYWLRRLADPERRERFLVRGKESAAEPDPGSTSARPGNRSDARTRS, encoded by the coding sequence ATGTCAGGGATCGGCTGGACGGTGCCGGCCGCGGTCGGTGCAGGTGCCTTCGTCGGCATCGCGCTCTTTCTGCTGATACTTGCCCTCGTCGGCTGGCCACGGCGAGATATGTCGAAACCGAGCCTGTTTCGCCGAGTCACCGGCGGCCGGTCGGCATCGTCGCGGCTCGTCTGGGCGGTCGTTTCCGGGGTCGCCGTGCTGGCGCTCACCGGCTGGATCGTCGCCGCGGTCGGTATCGGCCTGCTGGTGGGTTACTGGGACCGGCTGGTTGGCAGTGCCAAGCAGGAACAACTGGCCGTTATGCGGCTCGAGGCCCTGGCGACCTGGACCGAATCGCTTCGGGACACCATCGCCGGCGCAGTCGGACTCGAACAGGCAATTCCGGCCAGTGTTGCCGCGACGCCTCCCGTGATCCGACCGCAGCTCAACCTCCTGGTCGATCGGCTTCGAATTCGTGAACCGCTCCCGTCTGCCCTGCAGAGCTACGCCGATGACCTGAACGATCCCGGTGCGGACATGATCGTCGCGGCGCTCATCCTCAATGCCCGGCTGCGCGGCCCAGGCCTGCGCGATGTCCTCAGCTCGCTTGCGGTCTCAACCCGTGAGGAACTCGATATGCGGCGGCGGATCGATGCCTCGCGCGCCGGCATTCGCCGGAGTGTGCGGATCGTGATCGTCATCGTGCTCGGCGTTATGGGTGGGCTTGCGGTGTTCAACAAGTCATACGTGGAACCTTTCGGCGACTTCACCGGGCAGCTGGTGCTGCTCATGGTCGCCCTGCTGATATTCGGCGGACTGTACTGGTTGCGCCGGCTCGCCGATCCGGAACGCAGGGAACGGTTCCTGGTGAGGGGCAAGGAATCGGCTGCCGAACCGGATCCGGGCTCCACCTCCGCCAGACCGGGCAACCGATCCGATGCCAGGACCAGATCATGA
- a CDS encoding type II secretion system F family protein produces the protein MTLLWSLLAGALAGLGIYALLRVFLRPKPGVATLVARIDAGRKSMRSQTTTALERSRGISGFGQSLNARVTDFFEVQATDRGWQLGKVRNDLAIMGRSAGQFLATKLFIGLGLFLLAPFVWGVLRLLSVPLPSAIPLVLAVVLGLVGFFLPDLALRQEADRRRKDFRKVVGVFLDLVAMNLAGGRGLPEALLAASTVSEHWSLVRIRQALANARLFGVTPWEALGVLGEEIAIDELRDLAGALGLAADDGAKIRSSLSARAATLRAKELSSVEGKEGERSQSMLVAQLLLSAGFLVFLAYPAIAQLLGAQ, from the coding sequence ATGACTCTGCTGTGGTCGCTGCTGGCCGGTGCGCTCGCTGGGCTGGGGATCTACGCGCTGCTCAGAGTGTTCCTGCGCCCGAAGCCCGGTGTGGCCACGCTGGTTGCCCGAATCGACGCCGGACGAAAGTCCATGCGCAGTCAGACAACGACGGCGCTGGAGCGCTCCCGCGGCATTTCCGGATTCGGGCAGAGCCTGAATGCCAGGGTCACTGACTTTTTTGAGGTTCAGGCCACGGATCGCGGCTGGCAACTCGGCAAAGTGCGAAATGATCTCGCCATCATGGGCCGAAGCGCCGGACAGTTTCTGGCAACGAAATTGTTCATCGGGCTCGGATTGTTTCTGCTTGCGCCCTTCGTCTGGGGGGTTTTGCGCCTTTTGTCGGTTCCGCTGCCCAGTGCGATTCCATTGGTACTCGCCGTCGTTCTCGGCCTTGTCGGCTTCTTCCTCCCGGATCTGGCACTCAGGCAAGAAGCCGACCGGCGTCGCAAGGACTTCCGAAAAGTCGTTGGAGTGTTCCTCGACCTGGTAGCCATGAACCTGGCCGGTGGACGCGGCCTACCCGAGGCACTGCTCGCGGCATCGACGGTCAGCGAACACTGGAGCCTGGTGCGGATCCGGCAGGCGCTTGCCAATGCGAGGCTTTTCGGCGTCACCCCGTGGGAAGCGCTCGGCGTCCTCGGCGAAGAGATAGCCATTGACGAACTGCGGGACCTCGCCGGAGCGCTTGGCCTGGCCGCTGATGACGGCGCAAAGATCCGGTCATCGCTTTCGGCACGTGCGGCGACACTCAGGGCGAAGGAACTGTCCTCCGTGGAAGGCAAGGAGGGGGAGCGCTCGCAATCCATGCTGGTGGCACAGTTGTTGCTGTCGGCCGGATTTCTGGTTTTCCTCGCCTATCCGGCCATCGCCCAGCTGCTGGGTGCGCAATGA